The Vanessa cardui chromosome 2, ilVanCard2.1, whole genome shotgun sequence genome contains the following window.
taatttatagtttatttaattaattcgggCAAAGTAATcgattgaaattaaacatttgCATAggtataagaattaataagtgGCCAtgcatattacaaattaataatgattaactAGGGAAGGGTCActcagtaaaattttaattagagtTCATTTCAAATTGCAGACCTCAGACAGAAGCATAGCTACTAATATTACGCCCTTTAAATGAGGCGATCAACCTATTTTGtagttttttacaaaaaaataaataacctaaatGAAAGAAGGACTATGAAACTGATTTTAAGTAACAGCCTCAACTTCCTGGGTAAATATCTTCTTTCAGTCGAAGGTTTCAAGAATGTCACACGCTCGCAGTAATGCACgccgttaatattttaatgtagatCTACAGCCTTTTACAAACAAAGCATGAATTAAGTTAAAGCCTATGTTTACGTCTTTTACAGTTCTTGATCTTGATTACTATACTTCTATTCATAGTACAACACTATTCCACGTAAGTACTTACACCTACTTTAGGTTTACTTGGAAAGGTCTGATAACAGCATCGTCGacaaattgataattaatatcatagattatttaaaatcttgatCAATGATATCGCGGTATTTTGatatcaaatgttgtttattttgcgTCTGTCTATTTGTGGATGGATTAGGTTATGCACAATACATTTTGATGATTAAACTTCTTCTTCGCTGTTTACCAGTTGTGATTGTCCCGTTCCGCCTCTAATGTACTAAGTGCACACAAAGTTGATAcgttaatatactttattaataagttttagcAATTTAAATTTCGGTATAACCTTATGCATTTGGAAATattcataaacaaaaacatagttTTTACTTTTCTTCGGAaggtacttttaaaattaaaaataaatgtggaAGCTGATAACCGATAAAAGGACTTATTGGGGTAAACGTACGAGGCTGGCGCGTCGGAAGAACAAAGCGAACAGCATCCCTGTCTCACGTCTGGCTGTTGACCCAAGCTTCATTCAGTTCGACGAGCACCTGTCtaaagcatttaatttaaaactaataatgcTATAACTTAGTTGGGTTATTTAAATTCTACACactcgtatataatattaaaatataactgagcaaagttttaaataacaaagaactattacataattaaatgttttataaaaataaattttacaatattaaagatGTTTGTCTATTAAAAGTTTCAATGGTcaaaccatttttaaaattaacgaaATATAATCGATACTCAAATATACATCAATCATCGAtagatattgaatatataaattgatgtaTGTGTAGACATTCTCAAAATTGAATACTCCGGGAATTAAactaacaaaaatgttttaaaatgacGTATATGATTAAGCCTGTtacaaagtaatataaaaatataacaaaattttaggAAGTCAGCTTCCCTTTAATAGGCCCCGGCGAGATTCGAACTCACGATCTCCTGTTTACTAGACAGGCGCTTTAACCAACTAAGCCACGGCGCCGATATTGACGCCTGCGAAATGTAAGTATAGTTGATACGTTatatagaaaatgtttttttttttgttaatatttataatattttaataatttataaatatattgttcttATTGGTAAACAACTTCTTGAATATGATTAATCCTTATGGATTTTACTATAGTTTATGAAgaaaatgcatattatttttaaacaaagtgATTGTTTCTCAGTGATTGCTTCACTGGCTTGGAACTAACACTCTACTGATACCATTGTAACTCAATGTTAATTAAGGCAGTATTGGTTATTAATgaaatgataatgaaatatttaatcacATACCTACATATAGAGTGACCGAGCTTTACAATTAGGTAACCAAGGAATCAATAGTACCAACCGAACCTGTTTATCTGTCAAGTCAAGGTTAGCCAGTAATTGTATCTTCCAGATCTACAGGCTACCGGGCATATATTTCGACTTTGCAACAATATATATTCAGCGACTATTATAACGCGCGTTTCGCTTAATTGATGCTAAGTTTGAATAAACACAATGCGAGTTTATTCAATTATCACAATGAATTATCACAATTTTACATCGTTATTAAGTCGAAACTATCCAATTTCGCAGCTGTGGCCTTACCAATAACTACTTAGTTATTAtctatgttattaattgtaagggtggtttatttgttcattttttaatCACGCTTTAATTAGCTTCGCCCCTATGTatctaactatatatatttctaagtaCTTAATCATTActgttcttttaatttaaaaaatatttttatgttattcaatccataataaatatctttatacaaatttatgaaatcaaaatatgttaCTTCATTAATGTATCAATCTGATGATTCAAAGGCTATACTACTAAAagagtaaattttaaattaatttgttatctcAAATGATCTGCGGAAATTTAtcatggaatgaaattaaataaataacaataagatTTTCGAAACAGCTGACTATGATTTATAGGAATTTAGTACGCATTTAAGTATATTAACTGACTGAGTTAGCTGGAATACATGTAAAACAGTGAAAGGCAAACATGGAGCGCTATGTTGTGACTCTCGTATAAGACCCCCCTTGGCTCGTCGCCAAGGTGACGATCTCAAATTGAACATGGGGACGCCGTTGAGGCGCCAAAGAACTTCTGAATTAATAAAAGCTATGAAGCTACCGTGGTTAATGCTATAAAACAAACGTTTAATGCATACGCCcaatttgtcttaaatattttatgtaaattcgtgtttattttttcttttaaatttacactggttttatttaataaaaataaatgtttacttacataaagtaaatatattcattatgatATCTTTTACCAATTATGATAATGaaaacattatcattatcataattgGTCGACATTATAAATATcagaaagtttttatattgaGAATTACAGCAGCAGTAATTCTCTCTTGTCTGTGTGtatgtacctacctacctacatatAATGTGTAGGTAGGTAGCAATACCCAATACGTTTTATTTCTATAGTGATCTCTTAAAATGATGATAAAGTTGCTGGAATTAATATGGCCCATAACTTATATTAGAGAGTAACTCTAGCCTCCGATATGGTGTTGTCATTTGGTTCTGCATTTTTGATTGTATTACATAGTTgttgaatattatgaatatagcaggagatattgaatttactttattatatacaattattattgttatttattgatcaatcagattataacatttaaaaagaatttatataatatgtaaataattatgatgCATACTGATAGGCAATGAGTTCATGGTATTTGATTGTCAACGTTTTGGTCcgtttaatttagataatttattcTAACCTTCGAAGCTATTTTATTCTTGCAGTTTTAAATGCTGTGATAAAACGTAGCCTTCATATGTCAGAATCTGTGAAAAAGTTACTTCATTTAGCTTCTAGATAGAACactaacaaaaacaattttgaatctatgatatttaaatgtgtttttataagAGTTAATATACCAGTGTATTTCAAATGTTTCGCTTTGAATATTTCAAGAAAATATTTGGTTCTGGTTAGAAAAAGCAGCTTCGGGTAACATAGATGATCAGAATCAATATGCCGGTGTCTGTACATCGTACGCCCCATGACGCTGTACAGTCCAGCCATATGGATTGACGCCCTCACTGCTCGAAACTGTGCGCTAACTTTAAGGGGTCAGAGCGGTGAGACGATTCTCACAAGCTCGTAGGATTATACCGATTCCAGGATGAAAGGCGTCCGTCTAAGCTCCGCGAAAGTAGGGCTAATGAGGTCTCTAGATCAACGATAGATCTGAGATCCTAGGGTCTCCATCAGGCCACATTCATGTTGGGATGTAAGTGTGTTTTTCCAGCGAAGTAAAAAATTACTAATCAAAGtgagaatttaaaaattgagtTAACACTGTTCTTAATCATACACATagcaaattgaaataaaaaagagcgaAATCCGTCCGTCTCCCTAGTAGatactaaatgtatttaaattattttttataaactaatgtTCGTGGAAAagaaattaatcattaatacaTATTGTCTTTTCTTAGTCTAAGAACTGCGTCGTACGAGTCTgcttttgtaaatatatgtatataatattaatgtaaataaaatatattaatttcaggtTTGCTGAAATAATGTAAATTCATTTTTTCGTAAGTCTGCCAACCACTGGGTCTAAGtctaataagtttttaaaaaataaatttactacatagtataaaacaaagttgcttcaAGCCGTCTGTTcgcccctatatatgcttagttCTTTAAAACTATCTACCGGTTTTGATGCGGCTATTATAATAGATAAGTAggtaattcgagaggaaagtatatatgtataataatgcaTGTGCAATTAATTTGTTAGAGAAACACTCATCATTTTGGAGGAGGATTTCCCAttcaggagagggttttggaacatattccaccacgctgttccaatgcgggttggtggaatacacatgtggtacaatttcaatgaaattagacgtATGCAGGTTTtccttcctcacgatgttttccttcaccgccgagcacgagatgaattatacacacaaattaagcacatatatatagtggtgcttgcctgagtttgaacccgaaatcatcggttaagatgcacgcgttctaacctctgggccatctggGCAGCAAATTCGAGTcagtttacatataaaaaaattgttcctaCAGGTCGTATGAATGCTATTGATTAGAAGGACTTTAAACTTTATGACCTTGAGAAATCGCCAATTAATATTTCCcaacttaaataaagaattcaGTAAATATTGGCTGAAATATCGCCTGCTGTACTAAAAATGTTGATTGACAGTATCCTTGATAGGCTAATCGAAGTGATTAAAATAGGGGTAAATGgacacattaaaatatattacattggaTAAATAGCCAACctcgaatttataatttttcacaaCTTATATCCAATGGAATACAAAATttctcaattaaataattaaaaattctcttgcttgatgttatttatttgtgataattattgtatatacaatatacagtaCAACCTTGAAATAACAAATCGGAAGGGAACAACTAAATATCCGTTATATCAAGTAATTCGTTGAACTGAGGTTTGTTATGTTGATGTTAGGTTGGTCTAAAATTctttataaagaggtaaaaaatacatagttttATACACCTCAACATTGCGTAATCATCTTGTTAAAGCGAATGAATTCtactaaaaaattataacatatttttataaaattattgtatgtattttctatttaaaacaattaggtatataacaaaatttcgAAAAGTGTCGCGACATGAATTACCTACTATGAAGATAAGTGTCATACATTGGGGGGAACTTTATATAAAGGTCTTGGGACTGACAGTATTCGTTAATTAgaggtatttataatttttgttgatagttgaaatttttttataaagagttATTCGCAatgtaaagttatattttacattgactCTTATGGACAATTCAAGGGGATTacgaataatttgtttaatcgaGGAAGTCTTTAAATTGAGGTACGATAAATTAAGGTTGCactgtttatatatacatatacaattgttttttttaataaagtacataattaCTGACGaatgaaaaaacatttttattgatcatattagttattaaatcaactacgattaaaatttaaaaaatcgtatttttttctAGGCCAATGTTTATTGGAGGATGTGTATAAGGTCAAATGCAGTATACatccatttaatttaaaaactcgcGAGTACTTAAAAATacctatttcttttttgttaacatattttttaagaatttaccATTTAAAATTCTTAAGAATAAAGATTAAAGAAATGTGCAACAGATACTTTTTAAGacaatcaaaaatttaatcAGTGGACAATATATGAAAGAAAGACAGGTAAAAATCCTCCAGTGGATCATACTTTCATTGGATTCATTGCTAATTTAACGGGATTTTTCACTGCGGGCGATAAATAGCGTTAAATGTTTAACTTTGAGCAGTAAAATATCCAAAATAAATTAAGGTTTATATGAGAGAGAAATAAATGAGAACGTTTTTcggtcataataattttattcgcatataataattgattatgaTACATGGAGCGCTAACGCGCACCCGTCAGCAGAAGCCGAGCGCCACTCGGCGATCTTCGCtccaaattacattattatttatttatattgcatcGACATTCGTTATGCAAAAACCGTGGCTACATATTTACTAATGAGATGTCTCGAGGCAGCATCGGTTAGTAAAGACGCACAGTCCCCGCAGTGCATTGGTCGTACTCAGCGAGGCCGCCGACCTTTcgcttttatacatatatacttaaaagATAACAGTCAAATAGACAGCCGGATGTCAGTCcgatcaatatatttacatacaaacaaacgaaACACCATTCGCACACCGTGGCGGCGGCGCACCGTTCTCGGGTCGGCCGAGACGGACGGCGCATCGATTCCGTACGAatcttaaacaatattaaaatcactTCCATAATTTACGACTTAAAATACCGAGAACCTAAGTCAGGCGACGTCGGCGGAGGCGAACGTCTGTCGAACGTCGGCGCGCTCGAGGGCCGCGCGGGGGGCGGGGGGAGGTGTGAGGTGCGCGACGAGGCCTCGGCTCACTCGGCTTTCACCTCGGCAGGGGGCGGCGCCTCGCCAGCGGGCGCGTTATCGCCTGCCTCCTCCACGTTCGGCGCTACCTCTCCAACTTCGGTCACTCGTTCCGGGCCATTTCCACCGTCTGGCAGATGAGGGTTGTcattgtaaaatgtaagaaaataatattacaatgcaTAACAGTCGGTTCTTACTCACTGCGTTGGTGGTGATGGTAGTAGAGATTGGGACGGGGCGTATTGTGAGTGCGAGGTGCGGGCGGTGCACGGTACATCGGCATGGCGGGCGCGTGGGGTCGCTGAATAGGCGCCGGGTAGCGTTGCCCAACCATACCACGATTCATTCCATTACCATTTCCGCCGCCTGTAACGTTACCACCCCGACCATTGTTTCCACCTCCAACTAATTGctggaaaataaatttttataaatacggaTGTCTTTATTACatttgcaaattaaaaaatgttatataatatattttcttaacaaaCCTGCTGATGTTGTTGATGTTGCTGGTGATGTTGATGAGGAGTGTGCGAAGGTGGTGGATGAGCCGGATGTTGCTGATGGGGTGGTGGCGCGTGGTACTTGTGCTGCGGCGGCGAATGTGGTGGTTTTTGTGGCTTCGAGGCGCCCTTGGGCGTGGGCGAAGCAGAATCACAAAGAGGTGCGAATCCATTTGCATGTTCATGAAGAGGACTCTTCAGCTGCTGCTGGGGTGGTGGGCGCGGTTGAGGAGGCGCATATTGCTGTTGCAGCGGTGGAGCTCGGTATTGTTGCTgtggtataataaattatatattaaatatagtattcaTTTTtggaaagttaaaaaaatatttttatgattgtactatacacatatacatgcatactatttatacaaaacatcATTACCTGCATCTGCTGGACAGCAGCTGCTGCTGCGACATGCAGCTGAGACGAGAGGAACTGTGAACTGAAAGCACTAGACTGTGCGGGCTGTGTAAATTGCAGAGGATAATTCGGTGCTGGAGCCGTGGGTGGCTGGTAGGGCGAGTAGTACGAAGACGCCGGCGGTGCGGGCCGCGGCATAAGGCCGGGTAGGGAGTACGGCGCCTCACCCACCGGGCCCGAATAACCCAGGTATTGTTGTTGGAACGTGTTCACGCCACCAACACCACCGACTCCACCAACACCGCCGCCTTTGCTGcctgatttaaaaatacattctgtcaattaaataattattcctgTTAattactgtgtttttttttttattaatcaccaTAATTTCAAAGTTTTACGCACCAATGGCACCTATTTGTTGAGACGAGGGTTTAACGGTAGCAGACATAAGTGAATTTGAAGTACTTGAAATTAAAACAGTGCTGGGGCTGTTTCCTAGTTGTCCTGACTGTCCATAGGCTGCGCCGCCTCCAGCAGCTGCTGCCTAAAATTAAGAATAAGATCCATTCATAAATTgagcaaaaataattaataaaactaaaatgaaatgttgtatttatattgaagaatggataaacatttacatatttcatatgaTATGCTACCCAGGTAAATTACTttcaatatatcaataatattaaaacttgtaACTCACCATGCGGTATTGACTTGGGAGACTCTGGAACATATCTGGAGGTTGGTAATTGTATGGTGTAGCTGAGCCAGCACCATATGGAGTTCCAGGAAATCCACCAAATTGACCGCGAGTCTGATCCAAGAAGGCACCATATAGGCCCccttgttgttgtagttgttgagATGATCCCAATATTtgctgagatgaattatataaaacagcTGGAGGTGAAGGAACTGAAAGGCCGCCATAACCTCCTTGATAGCTAACATGATTGTAATGCTGAGGTGGAGGTGATTGTAGTTGTTGGGTGGGCTTTACTTTACATACATTAGGAGGAGCACCAGTTTCAGtattattttcttcaaaaacGGGAAATTGCAGCTCTTCAGTACCTTCTGCCACTGCAGGCATTTCCCAGACTTTTTTAACACTAGCAATCTTTAAATTGAGATCTGCTGCTAGTGGTGAAATAGTATTTGAAGTACTCATGTGCACACCTCGCGGCAATCCAAGAGTTTTTGCCGCCTTATCTTCTGTAAGCTGACCAAGATCTGAATCAAAAGCAAAATCGAGTTTCATATCTGACGAGTCTTCTGTCTTTTGAGATGTATCGAAAGACATCTGTAATCCCAACGAACCTTCTGCCTCCGATACCGGTCGTCCGGATTCAGCCATAAGCTCTTGAATAGATCTTGTTCGTGATCTAACATCTCCATTAAAGGGTAAAGGCCTTGGCTCAATGTCAGTCTGAGCTTCTTCCCCTTGGGGTTTAACAGTGGCTGCACTGGgttgatatttttgtttcaaggCTTCGGCTGGAGGCGCAGTCTTATAATTAGTATTCTCAAATATAATGGTTTCTACAGGAGGTGTGCTTCCATCAAGAACACCTGTTTTATCAGCAACAGCGCATGGTGCCGCAGGAGTCTTAGTATTATCCATTGCGACATCGCCTGGTGTACTTCGCTGACTCGATTGGCACGATTTATTATCTACGACTTCTGGAGGTTCTTCAACATTACCGCGTAGAGTTTGTGAAATTGGTTTATCCCATGCGTTCACTGGTGGAGGTGGAGGAGCGGCGCCGGTGTCGGGACCGAAGTTCGAAAGGCCCATTTGCTGTTTTTGTCTTTGTTTAACAAACCGCGGAGCTAAGTTAGCTTGACGAGGCCGGTCATATTGTGTACTTGATTTGGCAGTTACTGGAGCCGATCCTCGTGAGTTCGATTTATCATTTGAACTTCTCGAAGTGGAGCCATTACGACCACCGCCCTGATTAGAGCGAGATCTAGGTTGTTTCTCATCTTTTCCATTAGAACTTCTCGATTCCTTAGAATTTTTCTTATTACGGACTTCTTGGAAACCATCATCAACGGTTTCATTAGCAGTTGATATCTTAAGATCACTAATAGCCTCTGTTATTTCAGTATTCTTATTCTCTCCTTCCTTTTTAGCTGCCTGTTGACCACGGCTATTGTTCTGACGATTGATGGTGTTTTGGTTACGATTACCTATTTGCCCCTTTTGAGATTGAGCAGATTGTCTTCCCCCATTAGGACGACGATGCATACCAGTACCACCGCTTTCGGAATGTTCTGACGTAGTTTCCCAATTTTCGTCCTCGCCACTCATTGGTCCACCCATGCCTTTTGAACGACGATCACGTACTTTAGCAACAGATGAACTAGTTCGGCTTTTGGGATTAGTCTTTTCTTTATCATCAAgcagagtttctttcacatcCTCATTATCCTTTACGGCCCTATTAGCTTGGCTGAACGGACTCTTTGTATTAGGTGGTCCATAGCCAGTTACACGTTTAGCAGGTGCTGGTGGCCTATTGGTACCTTGAAAACCACCTCTACCTCGACGAGAAGGCTGGCCACGTGGCGCAAAAGGTTCTCTATTTTCTAATCCATCAGTTATTGGTGGAACTTGCTCATTAGGTAGGTGATTTGTGTCATCCGCTCTTTCTTGTTTCTTAGGACCACGCGGACTACGCGGAGCTCTTCTTCGTTCCTTACGTTCAACATTATTACCGTCTGTTGAACCGTCAGATTCACTTGCTCTGTTATTGGAACGAGAACTTCGATGTGAACGTCGTCCTCGAGATTCTCTTGATCCCCAACCCCTATTGTAAACATTATAACCACTACTGCCAAATCCTCTGCCTTTCTTTTCAGACCCAGACCCGCTAGATTTTCTTTCGACGGGCTCttttattggtattttattcaaaagctCATTGCTATATTTCTCATTCTTTTTATCGTCTAATTGACGCTTTTGACAATCTTGAATATTTTCGTTAGAATGTGTatccattattttatttccgATTATACTAGATGGATCAGTACTAGATTTCGAAGCTATCGATTCCGTTTCCGAAACATCTTTTTCAGATTTTTGACCAGGAATTGACGATTTAACAACACTAGTTAGAGATAATTGCTCCGGTAAAGATTGTTTTGGTATGCTACTAGAGATATTTTCAACTGAATTATTTGGTTTGGAAGGAGATTGGTTTGAAGTACACTTAGAAATAGTATGAGAATCAGTAAATATAGAGGGTTGAGATTGATTAGTTGAAGAAATGGGAATTGaagtttgaatatttatttgcgtATTTACGGTGTGAGTTTGAGTTTGTTGAATTTGAGGAGATACAGCTTGAGTGCTGGACATGTGACTGTTATAGCTGATAGTCTGATTTTGAGTGGTGAGATTTGAGTGCATAAAactattagaattatttatgttttgttggGGTGTTATCATTACATCCATAGTTTCAGTACTTGTCGGATCAATTTTGTTGTGCAATGTTACATCTTTTTCCAATGGTTTTGCAACAATTGAGTTATTTTGTTCTTCTTGTGCAACATCAGCCCACGACGCTTTGCTAAAGTCTTTTTCAAATGTTTCACATTGTGGTGAATTTGACGATGGTGTAGCTCGTCTCTCGGGAACTGGTTGCGCTGTTGAGTCTACTGAAGCAAATGGTTCTGCTAAGCCAATGCTTTTTCTTTCAAAGACTTCTGTTAGTTTATCGGCAGCAGTTCTACTACTATGTTCAATAGTTGTATCTATTGATTTTCTGTCAGAGTCATTTCTTCTGTctttataatcattaaaatctTTGTAAGAATCTTTTGAATTGGACCTATCCAATTCACGGCCAGATCTATCATAGTCTTGCATTTCAGACCTCCATTGAGGGCCAGGCCCATCCTTATCTCTCCTTATTTCGTCTTCACGGTCAGAATAAtctctgtaaataaaaaaaaatggcattATTACAACCAGCATTgataacaaataacaattaattatttgtaacttaAAGGTTACCTAGAATACGAACGACGTCCATTGTGCGATGTGTGTCGAGGAGCATTGTATGGTGGTGGGTCTTGGCGTCTCTGTGCTGGTTTTCCTGTAAATGCCCAAGCTTTGTGTTGGTCTTCCTCCTTGTGCTGTCTGCTCTGTTGCTGCCTTAAAAAGCGTGGAGGCATATTTGCTTGAAAAGTTTTTGAAAAAGGCGCATTTGTCTGATCGCGATCACGTTCACGTTCACGGTCACGGTCACGGTCACGATCACGATCACGATCACGTTCACGCTCGCGATCGCGATCACGCTCACGCTCACGCTCACGATCACGATCACGCTCACGATCGCGATCACGCTCACGATCTCGTGCATATTCTCTATCTCTGTCTCTAAAATCGCGGTCTCGATCGACACGATCTCTGTCATTACGTTCTCTTTCTCTATCATATCTATCACGATCCATTCGATCTCTATTATCATTACGATC
Protein-coding sequences here:
- the LOC124538949 gene encoding protein PRRC2A isoform X1, translated to MSALSTPGGGGTTAQSKPTSGKQKYQKLDINSLYCANRNENSEPSSVKSQLSRKHGMQSLGKVPSARRPPANLPSLKTETGQDPNANSVSTITATVTTQASCTSQTITTSSSSGVVAGTASGGWVPLPPPSSPHFRTEFPSLEAAAQPSHRSSDHSVLQPQLRPQTEGSWTCGGTAGVRQETTSSPGAAPASTPATQQTPAYRAILPSFLMKGSSGTGIGLGTLSSLRDNRNNSSSGGSSNSNNSNMAGSRQAPRPPATPRAVEVLTARPILREEQISSLDDISRDAGWAQHDDIDYDQKLDFSDGESSTPATKVNTKTNNRTSIDHDCMDNKIQDPGDEDQLWAERRQKQSNEVAQAVARARQRKEEEQRRQMRDPQGTQQPSKDIRDKGDRGDRDRNDIRDKDLEVREKDRADNREKDRSDNKDKDRNDLRERDCRDKDRLDRDRDRVDNRDRFDRERDRDRERDRLVDNKDRARLENRDRQDGDKERDLRDRDRNDNRDRNDNRDRMDRDRYDRERERNDRDRVDRDRDFRDRDREYARDRERDRDRERDRDRERERERDRDRERERDRDRDRDRDRDRERERDRDQTNAPFSKTFQANMPPRFLRQQQSRQHKEEDQHKAWAFTGKPAQRRQDPPPYNAPRHTSHNGRRSYSRDYSDREDEIRRDKDGPGPQWRSEMQDYDRSGRELDRSNSKDSYKDFNDYKDRRNDSDRKSIDTTIEHSSRTAADKLTEVFERKSIGLAEPFASVDSTAQPVPERRATPSSNSPQCETFEKDFSKASWADVAQEEQNNSIVAKPLEKDVTLHNKIDPTSTETMDVMITPQQNINNSNSFMHSNLTTQNQTISYNSHMSSTQAVSPQIQQTQTHTVNTQINIQTSIPISSTNQSQPSIFTDSHTISKCTSNQSPSKPNNSVENISSSIPKQSLPEQLSLTSVVKSSIPGQKSEKDVSETESIASKSSTDPSSIIGNKIMDTHSNENIQDCQKRQLDDKKNEKYSNELLNKIPIKEPVERKSSGSGSEKKGRGFGSSGYNVYNRGWGSRESRGRRSHRSSRSNNRASESDGSTDGNNVERKERRRAPRSPRGPKKQERADDTNHLPNEQVPPITDGLENREPFAPRGQPSRRGRGGFQGTNRPPAPAKRVTGYGPPNTKSPFSQANRAVKDNEDVKETLLDDKEKTNPKSRTSSSVAKVRDRRSKGMGGPMSGEDENWETTSEHSESGGTGMHRRPNGGRQSAQSQKGQIGNRNQNTINRQNNSRGQQAAKKEGENKNTEITEAISDLKISTANETVDDGFQEVRNKKNSKESRSSNGKDEKQPRSRSNQGGGRNGSTSRSSNDKSNSRGSAPVTAKSSTQYDRPRQANLAPRFVKQRQKQQMGLSNFGPDTGAAPPPPPVNAWDKPISQTLRGNVEEPPEVVDNKSCQSSQRSTPGDVAMDNTKTPAAPCAVADKTGVLDGSTPPVETIIFENTNYKTAPPAEALKQKYQPSAATVKPQGEEAQTDIEPRPLPFNGDVRSRTRSIQELMAESGRPVSEAEGSLGLQMSFDTSQKTEDSSDMKLDFAFDSDLGQLTEDKAAKTLGLPRGVHMSTSNTISPLAADLNLKIASVKKVWEMPAVAEGTEELQFPVFEENNTETGAPPNVCKVKPTQQLQSPPPQHYNHVSYQGGYGGLSVPSPPAVLYNSSQQILGSSQQLQQQGGLYGAFLDQTRGQFGGFPGTPYGAGSATPYNYQPPDMFQSLPSQYRMAAAAGGGAAYGQSGQLGNSPSTVLISSTSNSLMSATVKPSSQQIGAIECIFKSGSKGGGVGGVGGVGGVNTFQQQYLGYSGPVGEAPYSLPGLMPRPAPPASSYYSPYQPPTAPAPNYPLQFTQPAQSSAFSSQFLSSQLHVAAAAAVQQMQQQYRAPPLQQQYAPPQPRPPPQQQLKSPLHEHANGFAPLCDSASPTPKGASKPQKPPHSPPQHKYHAPPPHQQHPAHPPPSHTPHQHHQQHQQHQQQLVGGGNNGRGGNVTGGGNGNGMNRGMVGQRYPAPIQRPHAPAMPMYRAPPAPRTHNTPRPNLYYHHHQRNGGNGPERVTEVGEVAPNVEEAGDNAPAGEAPPPAEVKAE